gccttaatatcccttagtttccaataggaccccgctgccacgggagggtaggacaaaagatggcatgcaagttctttccataagcacgtatgactatttaaggagtacatgcctacattatatttatgaattggagctagtgccgtatcgccctaggttatgactattatatgatgaatatcgtcCAACGAaaatcaccaatccaatgcctacgaatttctctcatatcgttcttgctaagttactactactactgttgttgttatacttgctacaaaatcattgctatcactgttactgttactattgctattgctactattatcaaaactatcatactacttcgctacatatcactttgttgcagataattaatctccaggtgtggttgaattgacaactcagtagctccccttgtgtcgaatcaataaatttgggttgaatacactaccctcggaaactgttgcgatcccctatactcgtgggttatctggattcccaaggcacccaagggcaatattcaaggaagacccaagcgtataagcttggggatgtcccgaaaggcatcccctctttcgtcctcaatactatcggtaacctcacttggagctacattAAGCCCTTTCTCTATGTTTTATGGAtgatatttgttctaaaaatatgctttgagtactagcaatcatagaagaatgaatgataattgagtatgtggagctcttacttagactttgttgaagataagttgaattgcaattgtttggtgactaaggacataggttgttaagtttcaagagaatgcattgtttgaaccataacatgtgaattgattgctactttaCCTTGATAATTTTTATAAGAAagagttgttatgatgctaggaaaagtgattgaaattatcattgatcaaacttatgcactatgctagcattcacacttcataaattatttcttttatcatttacctactcgagaacgagcaggaattaagcttggggatgttgatacgtctccaacgtatctataatttatgaagtattcatgcatgTTTATTATAAGTTTTGTACgattttggtgcacttttatatggCTTTTATATGACTTtcatggactaacctattgacctagtgcccagtgccagttgttgttttctacttgttttttgtttccagaaaatccatatcaaacgaagtccaaatgcagcggAACTTTTTGAATATTTTTTCTAAAAGGAAAGGGACCCAGGAAATTCGGGAGAGTATCAGAAGACCCGCAGGGGCACCATaagccaccagggcacgccctggtgccttgtgggccccaGTGGCACCTCTACATGTGATTCCAgcgcaaaaattcatataaatacaGAAAACCCCAGAACTTCGACCTCtcctccgcaagcctctgtatcaagGAGATCCATCTGGAGCTctcttttggcaccctgccggatggggaaattatcactggaggccatcttcatcatcccggcggactccatgacgaggagggagtagttcaccctcaaggttgagggtatgtactagtagctatgtgtttgatctctctcttttcctctctctctcgtgttcttgatttggcacgatctttgatgtaccacgagctttgttaatatagttggatcatatggtgtttctccctctctatcttgttgtgatgaattgattttttaCCATTGAGGTTTCACTataatcagattgaatacttttatggattggagaacacttgatgtatgtcttgcacgtggatacccgtggtgacaatggggtgttctattgattcactcgatgtatgttttggcactcaactcgtagaTTTCCAAGGTGACATTGGGTAATTTATGCATAGGGGGTTGATGCACGCTTTCATCATACTTTCTTCGTTTGATAAGAACTTTGATGTGATTCTTTGTCGCACattaagggattgttatatgattcaattatgttagcactgttgagagattgcaccagtgaaagtatgaaccctaggccttgttatcaagcattgcaataccgtttgtgctccgttttatcacttgctatcttactgtttttatatttttcatattacaaatacctatatctactatacatactacacttgtatcaccatctcgtcgccgaactagtgcacctatacaatttcacATTGTATttggtgtattggggacacaagagatttttgtatttgattgcaaggttatttgagagagaccatcttcatcctatgcctcccacggattgataaatcttaggccatccacttgtgagaaaattgctactgtcctacaaaactctgcgcttggaggcctaacacgagtctacaagaataattgtgtagtagacatcagagggcAAGAGCAAGAGGATTGATAAATTTTAGGCCATCCACTTATggaaaaattgctattgtcctacaaaactttgcgcttggaggcctaacacgagtctacaagaataattgtgtagtagacatcaaagggcAAGAGCAAAAGACAACCGTCACGCCTCTCGAAAATCACTACGACTGATATCTATGCTTGTGCTAAAATTACGACATAAGTTCAGTAGCTCCTAAATACAAAAAAAAGAGTGTGTCCATCCTTTGGGGGTGAGCCTTGGATTTAGAACATTAAATAAGAGAAGTGGTTTACTTATTCAGAGTTAACAAAATCACAAAATAGTATATctaaattaattatttaattaatgcaataTGATGTTGATGCtatgattatgtgatgcatatgacgCACAAATAATATAATGTGCAAATATATCTAGTGTTTTATTCTTGGGTTGTTACCCCCACCCTCGAACATGAACTCGTGGATACCACCCAACACCCCAAATCCTGCCCCAGCCCTCGTCAACATCTCcaaaatatactgtcatgtctaccTCTCTCGCATGCAAATGGAAAATAGCAGATCCAACACACCGCGGGGATGTAGCTGTGGATTTTGAGAAGCTTACGTGTTGTTTTGCAACCTCGATTCCATGGTTTTGCATGCCGAGTACCGACTTGTGATCGCGTGCGCCAAATATGCTTAGCCCCATGCTTCTCCTCCGCTCTGGCCTCCTGCGGATGGCGCACATACCCAACTTCTCCCTCCGCTCCTCCGTCGCTCTAGCCCATGGGAGGATGGCTCACTAGCCCCGTCTTCAGCCTTACTCCTCAGCTTAGAGCGCGCGGCACGGTTAACCGTCACGCCTCCTGAAAATCATCACCCCCCACCCCTGTGTGCGTGGACGGGGTGGAGTGAGACGCTGCTCTGACATGATTTCATATCAAACGGTTGTAATTATTGGTGTACGCCGGGAAGTGCCAATTAGTGCACCTGCACTAATTAGCATTTTGGAAAGGAAAAAAATACTTTTGTTCGCTCAGAGAAACAAATAACTCCGAGAAACTCGACCCTGCCTTAACCATAGCCTGTACAGATCGCAACGCCAACCGCCGACCCGAGAGGCCGATCTCCGCCTCCCCCTAAACCGAAAGAAAAACAATGTCCGCCAtgccgcgcctggagacgcagacGAAGCCCGGCGTCCCTTCGGTAGCTGGCTGCGGCGCGGCCGCCTCCCGCGGCCGACGTCGCCACCGATCTCCTAGTCCCCCTCTCCATCGCCACAACGAAGCTGATGGCGCAGACCATGGGGTATCAAATTTAAGCGAATCGGAGGGTTCCATGACCGACAGCAGGCACCGACGCCGCCGTAAGGGTCGTGGACGCAGCAGAAGTGGCAAGAGAAGCCGCTGCCGTCGCGGTCGATCGCGTGGCAGCAGTAGCGATAGCGATGTTGACTCGGAGACCTCCTGCGAGAGCAGGAAGAGATCAAGGAGAAGCAGTCACAATCGCTCGAGTGGGAAGAAAAGCAAGGGATCCGATTTCTGCGGCTCCGGTAAACACGATCGCGCCGCCAAGGGCAATGTCAAGGCCGGCGATGAGAAGAAGGACGCGATCGAGTTTAAGAATATGTCCGCGTCGACGAAGCAGTAGCCGGCTCCGGACGACGGCCCGGGGCCGCTGGTCGGGccactgccgctgccgctgccccacGTCGATGTCCAGGTCAAGTACGGCGGCGCGCTCCGGCCGGGGGAGGGCGACGCCATGGCGCAGTTCGTGCAGCAGGGGAAGCGGATCCCGCGGCGCGGCGAGGTGGGCCTGTCCGCCGAGGAGATCCAGAGGTTCGAGGAGGCCGGGTACGTGATGAGCGGGAGCAGGCACTCGAGGATCACCGCCGTGCGCCTCCGGAAGGAGAACCAGGTGTACAGCGCCGAGGAGAAGCGCGCGCTCGCGACCTTCAACTACGAGCAGAGGGCGATGCGGGAGAGCAAGGTCAGGGACGATCTCAGGCGCCTCGTGGACAGGACGCTCGGCAAACTCGCCGAGACAGAGCATGACCCGTTCGCCATGCCTCCTTCACGTTAGGTAGCGATCGAGTAGCAACAATTTGATTGACTTCAATcaatcaaattcaaaaataatgacAGTTTGATTGGCTTCGCTGCACATCTTGCCCTCAAACGTAGTATCTGTAAAGTCTGCATTATGTCATCCATACTTTCAGTGTCTGCATAAATCATCGTCAGGTATTGAGCATCTTAACTGTCCCTGTTTCATTGTTTGGTACATATAGCCTCACGTTCGTTGGTTGGTGAATTAGTAGCATTTTGTGCTTGGCCTTCAGTACATGCAACATTCAGGTCAGAATCAGCACGTGATGTTTCTAGACCTACGTATTGAAGCATTACTGCACAAATGCTTCTTTACATTCATCACTCGATTCCTGTCAAAAGTTATCAGTCCAGCCGTCCAGGAGATATGAGATTTGTCAAAAGTTACCCATGGTTGCACTGAAGAAAGCTACGAAAGGATCGGAAATATGTTGGCTCTTGCTTTATTATGACAAGTTCTCTGTGAGTCTTTTGTTTCTGACAGATGTCTGTATTTGGGCTTCTATTAGCTTCCAGCTGGATGGCCCAGCGTACATGAACTTTATGCCGCATCTAGCTGCATGTCTTCTAGTTCTAGCTGGGCTACACGGTGTACAAAATTCGTGTCAAATGCATGCCTGAAATCGTAAATTTCAAACGATCGCTTCTTCATCTTAGAAGAGGACGGTTGCTATCATATCCTTCAAAGGTTAACTAACGGTGATATCGCTCAATCGATGGACGACAAGTCTGTTCAACCCCGCCAACTGCATGTATACATCACAGTCGTCCATCTCAGTGAGTCACGACCGATGTTGGACACCTCAGTAGCACAAACCATGACTCCGAGGCAGTCCCTATTACCCTCCCCAGCCAGTGAACGACGGGGCTCTGTCAGATTTGGGGAAGGTGTTGGTGATGACAGACATTGCACCTGCGGAGGCACACACACTTATCAATGGGCTAGCActcagagcatctacagccggacttaaACGAATCTAACCCCCTAAACGCTCGCGGGCCTGCCCGGTTAGTGACTGGAATGTTCATTTTAAGCCCCTACTAATCCGTACATGCAACCACGgtcctcatattcttcatcatatATCCGGTTATTTGCAGGTGATTGATGAagatgaagaaagaaagaaaagaatgaataaagaaaaagaaaaggatggTCAAGGATGGGCCGCGTCCTACATAGCGGACAGGCCGGGCGCGTTCGCGAGCCCTTATATTCTCTCTACATTTATCCtcaactagatgacccgttgcgccaatggcgcaaaggccgagagCAATGCAAGTATTGAAAGAGTGTACATAAATATATTTAAGGACTGATTGGAACACATGGATTATTCATGATACATAGTGTTGTAAGAAGCTTACGATAGATTATTTACAATGCTATTAGGAAGGAAGGTTGATAGGCAGAGATACATCTTGTGCTCACTAATTTAGTCTCAGAAGAGTAAAGTAAATGAATGTATGTTCATAGAGAAGGTACTGAAAAGAAGAACCACAGTGGGCAAAAGCAAAGATGCAACATAGATAAATAAGCTCAACGCATCAACATGGATTTCATACTTATACATGACCATAGTGCagttcaaaaaggaaaaaaaatctaagGCAAAGCTATAAACAAAGAGCTTCGCATCTTATTCAGCCAGCATAGGAGAATAAACACAACAGCCACAGAACCAAGTCGTAATGGTGAAGCTATACATATACAGCTTCACATGGCATCAGACAGCTTAGCAGGCTGAATATGATGCTCATGGGGATCGGACATAGTGACCGTAGTCGTCGTCCATGTCTTGATGACAATCATCAGCTGAATCTTCATCAGAATGCCCCTATAGAATGGATCAGGCACTTCATCATCTGAGTACATGCCTTTTTCCTCTAGGAACTGAGATGTTGTGGTTGCAGTGTTTTGAAGTGCGACCACTACATCGTGAATCTCCATGAGAGCCTGCTTCAGATTAGAAACAGACATTGAGGCAGCAGGGTCCAAGGCTAATGCCAGCAAGGCCATGAATTTTGTTTGATGTAGCACACACTTCCTCCACATAGTTGTATGCTTCTTTAGTTATCTTGTAGCTTATTTACATTGTTTTTAACAAGCAAGACACATAGGTAGAGATGCATCATATAGACACCTTTGAATTTGCTATATATAATTGGTAGTGTCATGACGAATATGTAGTAGTACCAATACAACTGAGGGGATACATCAATATTAGTAAGTCCCTGATTACATTTAGTATACGCGGCAATGAAAAGATGCGTATAACATAGATGCTTACTATAGTCTAAGGCCCGTGCATGTCTTAATCTTCAGAGCAAGAACAAAAGGGTTAAGAAATCACTAAAACTAAATCTGGACTACGCTGCAGATGAAACAATGGTATTTGCTTTAGTGGTCACATAGGCATGGCAGTTAGGTTAGATGCAGCAAAGGTAATTAGAATTTAGAAACAGTCTTTCATTCTTTCTAGGCGTTGTTCTACTTACCATAAACAAAAAGGTTGGAAATATAGATTGATTACATAGGCAAGCAGTGAGCTGGCGCTGACGGGTACCCTCCTTAGCTACAGCTGCAATCACCACAAAGTGGGGCTTCATGAGGGCAAATGTTCTCCTTAAAACCCGGTACCAAAGCTCTAAGGAAGACTGCTTTGCACCCTGTCAGCACCATCTGAGGTGGTGGATCTGTAAGAGAATCAACAATATGACAGGAAATGCTATCAATTGCAAGATCAACATATGTCTTAATTTGCTTACGATCTAATAGAGTAATCAAATAAAATCTCAGGTAACCACCTACAGAAAACAAAGGGCATTTAAATCCTGAAACCTGAAGATGTTAGATATACATGGTGTTCTGCCACATATACCATGAAGGAAAATAATAGCACAGAAGTAGAAGTTATATTCTAATGCAATACATGTACTTTATGTGTCCTGAAAATATAAATAGAAAAACAACATGGCTGAGAAATATACACCGTGCACGTTCAGATATTCATGCTTAAAGGAAGTGCAAGGTATACTATGGAATCACACAGCCTAAATCCATCTTCGTCTAGAAGACTGCATCAATAACCATACATCAAGAAATTAATGGAAAGGGGGGTTTGCCCGGACGACAAAAAATTGTGTGACAGGCGGCATTGAGTTTTTATATTTCCAAGCCAAAATATATTACAAACAAAAACATTAGAGACAATCGCCATGAAGAACTAAGCATCTATATGGAGTGGGGTGAGAGATGGACCCTTCAACATTTCATTGCCCACAGTTATCCCTGAATGACATGCATTCATTcttcatcctggaagcaccgctgctgCACCAAGTTGTCAAACGTCAATGATAAATCAAATACATATTTATAAATAAGACTGTTTAGATATGTTGATCCGGCAAAATAATTAAATGGATGGTCATTATTAGGAATGCTTCTTGGGGCCTGCTAATGAATGGAAAGCTATAGTACATAGGAGTCTAAATGCTACAAAAGATTCTTTCTCTGGGAACATCAGATTGCCACAAATGTATACTTTTTTCCTTCAGCCTGCTTATGTTCTGGTATTCATGACAAGCAAGTGACCTGCATTTTCACCCCTAGTGTGGTACCATTTTTTATCAGCTATATTAAAAATGAACTATGTGGTTAGGCTCATGATTGCCAAGAACAATTACTACCTTGCTAGTGTGACTATCGACCTATGACAGACCAAACTATACTTTAGTTGTTTCTGTTTATCTAGGAACTTTAGGTATTGCATTTGCGATAGACAGGTATTAATAACCACATAAGATTGACAAACAAATATAATATCTTGGCTGTATCATACATTTTAAAGGTTAGGTACCTAGCAGCATTCTAATGGGGAGTGCTGATTTTGATCCATTATCAGGTGATTCAAGAGATTCCTAAAGAACCAAGACCATACAGTTTGAGACCAACAAAGCAGTACAAAAGAACAAACAGAAGGTACCTCTCGTGGTAATGTCTTGGTATGCCGTCGATTGGTGGCACTCGAGTTCGAACAATTCCATCTCTCTGCATAATTGAATACATCATTTCAGCTAAACTGAGCATGTTTCAGAAGCCCAGGATGCTGTCACCAAGAGCATCCTTTTGCAGTTCACGTCATCGACAAAATATCAATATTCCTTTCTCTTTCAATGTATCGTCAGGTAACCTATCTTATTTCCCCAAACTAAGATTGTCTGACTACCTTGCTATCGCCTACTAAAGGCACTGTTATGTGGATTTAAACGAACTGCCTGCAGTACATAAAAGTTATATCAACTCACATACAAAAAAACTTAAATATCTATTTCATGAATACATTAATATTTCCCTGGAGTAAAAAACCTAAATAACCAGTTCTAAATTTAGCTGAAACTTAAACTGAGTTACTGAGTCACTCATTGTTCTGTTCATAGCTTTTAAACCACTTAACCGATCTCAGTAAATAAACTATTTTAAGATACCCATAGAGAATTTCCTACAACTTTATTTAAGGTGATTGGGACTGAAACTGTCTCTAACTTGGTTGAACATAGGTAAATAGATCTTCTCACAGCCTcgctattactaaacagtagcaccTTTTCTGGCCTAACTCCTAAACTACCAATCAAATTTCAGTGAAACCAGCACCATTGG
This portion of the Triticum dicoccoides isolate Atlit2015 ecotype Zavitan chromosome 7A, WEW_v2.0, whole genome shotgun sequence genome encodes:
- the LOC119333450 gene encoding NKAP-like protein; the encoded protein is MPRLETQTKPGVPSVAGCGAAASRGRRRHRSPSPPLHRHNEADGADHGPAPDDGPGPLVGPLPLPLPHVDVQVKYGGALRPGEGDAMAQFVQQGKRIPRRGEVGLSAEEIQRFEEAGYVMSGSRHSRITAVRLRKENQVYSAEEKRALATFNYEQRAMRESKVRDDLRRLVDRTLGKLAETEHDPFAMPPSR